The following are encoded in a window of Castanea sativa cultivar Marrone di Chiusa Pesio chromosome 5, ASM4071231v1 genomic DNA:
- the LOC142634757 gene encoding protein neprosin-like: MGHYEPLTITKVVEDSLRKNASLANQSRGREDCSALKGNILKGSTDKGLQEGADEIGIKASILAYTWMVEIEEVGVYYEEGSPLQGRFVDGRRIGTTKLVKPKGTIKTIEGKDGDIIDCVDLYQQPAFDHPLLKNHTIQMEPSSIPSDLKVNFSPVKLIQGWHKSGQCPEATIPIVRSPKSQHLRALRHFKRSRTQLKQSLDSNDGDILSNHEVDSDQKSKFFIYWTSDGYQKTGCENLDCPGFVQTNKNFAIGSPLDVSVYNSKQVDIGVTIYKSNESWWLKVNDQVIGYWPQSIYKYLANSATRLDYGGEIYNAKVGGVHTKTQMGSGHFPSEGYGKASYFRHVQYMDSTGGFKDVEVGKLTVDAMKPSCYNIAVQSDRSPGSGTNFYFGGPGYSKDKCP, translated from the exons ATGGGACACTACGAACCACTTACAATTACGAAAGTTGTGGAAGATAGTCTGAGGAAGAATGCTTCCTTGGCTAATCAAAGCAGAGGTAGGGAGGATTGTTCTGCCCTCAAGGGCAACATTCTAAAAGGTTCTACTGATAAAG gacttcaagaaggtgctgatgAGATAGGGATCAAAGCCAGTATCTTGGCTTACACATGGATGGTGGAAATAGAGGAAGTAGGGGTATATTATGAGGAAGGAAGCCCCTTACAAGGGAG ATTTGTTGATGGAAGAAGGATTGGAACTACCAAATTGGTTAAGCCCAAAGGAACAATCAAAACCATTGAG GGGAAGGATGGTGACATAATTGACTGTGTCGATTTATATCAACAACCTGCTTTTGATCATCCACTTCTAAAAAATCACACCATACAG ATGGAACCTAGTTCAATTCCAAGTGATCTAAAAGTGAATTTCTCACCAGTTAAGCTAATTCAAGGTTGGCATAAAAGTGGACAATGCCCCGAGGCAACAATCCCCATTGTACGATCACCAAAAAGTCAACACCTTCGTGCTTTGCGTCATTTCAAACGTAGTCGAACACAGCTTAAACAAAGCTTGGATAGCAATGATGGTGATATTCTGAGTAATCATGAG GTTGATTCTGACCAAAAATCAAAGTTCTTCATATATTGGACT AGCGATGGCTACCAAAAAACAGGTTGCGAAAATCTTGATTGTCCTGGTTTTGTGCAAACAAACAAGAACTTTGCCATTGGATCTCCTTTAGATGTTTCCGTCTACAACTCGAAGCAAGTCGACATAGGGGTAACCATATACAAG AGCAATGAAAGTTGGTGGCTCAAAGTGAATGATCAGGTGATAGGATACTGGCCTCAATCCATCTACAAATATTTAGCGAACAGTGCTACTCGACTTGATTACGGTGGAGAGATTTACAACGCAAAAGTAGGAGGTGTACACACAAAAACTCAAATGGGAAGTGGCCATTTTCCAAGTGAAGGCTATGGAAAAGCAAGTTATTTTCGACATGTTCAATACATGGATTCAACAGGCGGTTTTAAAGATGTTGAGGTGGGGAAGCTGACTGTAGATGCAATGAAACCTTCCTGCTATAATATAGCTGTACAAAGTGATAGGAGCCCAGGCAGTGGAACCAATTTTTATTTCGGGGGTCCTGGCTATTCTAAGGATAAATGTCCATGA